Proteins encoded by one window of Chondromyces crocatus:
- a CDS encoding M1 family metallopeptidase, giving the protein MHLRSPRGGSAGGHPAAPPNLGRLAVAACAAAALFPAEAEALELPAVAVTYRIEASLDPDTRGLLGTEEIRWRNDTGSPVTTLPLHLYLNAFAHQESTWMRESAPRRPGESELLARNPDPWGYMEPTSISQRVEGEARAASFRPIQPDDGNPLDRSLAEITLPVAVAPGEEAVLSIAFEGRLPEPMARTGGGRGYFLVGQWYPKIGVIEAPGVRHAPAARWAARQFHGPTEFYADFADYDVTFAAPSGWLVGATGRTVGEPTPRADGLVAVRYTQRAVIDFALVVGQHLTERWERHSPAGGGPTVDIRHVFPPGMEHEVPRWQQSIAGALDVLGSRVGPYPYDVLTVVQPPYWAMATGGMEYPTFITGGPGDPLVSHPLIAPLRLVEVVNIHEFGHQYFHGLLASNEQDEAFLDEGFNSYWEDEITRTIYGEAASSGYLFGRALEGVELSALRLGAMGGKIREPMRKRPTWLFEDGTWGLQAYPRSAVTFATAAALFGQETVDRVFAEYFRRFAFRHPDTEDFLQVAADAGGAEFEAFCREAFGQGRLPDYAVTDATVTPFKAPLGRIMTAEGPVTVTRESRAQHPEMGLPDAAREADGLVTLEVLDPGWVSDEEDRTGTVRRVKFTPEQRASSPGHAAGKGYFTSEVTLSGPGWSTLPVEVELRFADGVVVRDRWDGRAAWRRYRTLRGAPLVDARVDPGRKIRVDTTPQNNALSVEADGGFVKDWGLWLGAVSEWVAGGFSLWL; this is encoded by the coding sequence ATGCACCTCCGCTCTCCGCGCGGTGGCTCCGCGGGTGGACACCCCGCAGCCCCTCCGAACCTGGGTCGCCTCGCCGTCGCCGCGTGCGCCGCCGCCGCCCTCTTCCCGGCAGAAGCCGAGGCCCTCGAGCTGCCCGCGGTCGCGGTCACCTACCGGATCGAAGCGTCGCTCGATCCGGACACGCGCGGGCTCCTCGGGACGGAGGAGATCCGGTGGCGCAACGACACGGGGTCACCGGTCACGACGCTGCCGCTGCACCTCTACCTGAACGCCTTCGCTCATCAGGAGTCGACGTGGATGCGCGAGTCGGCGCCCCGGCGCCCCGGCGAGTCGGAGCTGCTCGCGCGCAACCCCGACCCGTGGGGCTACATGGAGCCGACGTCGATCAGCCAGCGGGTGGAGGGCGAGGCGCGCGCGGCGAGCTTCCGCCCCATCCAGCCCGATGACGGGAACCCGCTGGATCGCTCGCTCGCCGAGATCACCCTGCCGGTGGCCGTGGCGCCCGGGGAGGAGGCGGTGCTCTCCATCGCGTTCGAGGGCCGGCTGCCCGAACCCATGGCGCGGACCGGAGGCGGACGCGGCTACTTCCTGGTGGGCCAGTGGTATCCGAAGATCGGCGTCATCGAGGCGCCGGGTGTGCGTCACGCCCCCGCAGCCCGCTGGGCAGCGCGCCAGTTCCACGGTCCCACCGAGTTCTACGCCGACTTCGCGGACTACGACGTGACGTTCGCCGCTCCGTCGGGGTGGCTCGTGGGCGCCACCGGCCGCACCGTCGGCGAGCCGACGCCGCGCGCCGACGGGCTGGTCGCCGTGCGGTACACGCAGCGGGCCGTGATCGACTTCGCGCTGGTCGTGGGGCAGCACCTCACCGAGCGCTGGGAGCGGCACAGCCCCGCCGGTGGCGGTCCCACCGTGGACATCCGTCACGTCTTCCCCCCGGGCATGGAGCACGAGGTGCCGCGCTGGCAGCAGTCGATCGCCGGGGCCCTCGACGTGCTCGGCAGCCGCGTCGGGCCGTATCCCTACGACGTGCTCACCGTGGTGCAGCCGCCTTACTGGGCCATGGCCACGGGCGGAATGGAGTACCCCACGTTCATCACGGGCGGGCCTGGCGATCCGCTGGTCTCTCATCCGCTCATCGCGCCCTTGCGCCTCGTCGAGGTGGTGAACATCCACGAGTTCGGGCACCAGTACTTCCACGGCCTGCTCGCCTCGAACGAGCAGGACGAGGCCTTCCTCGATGAGGGGTTCAACAGCTACTGGGAAGACGAGATCACGCGCACGATTTACGGCGAGGCGGCGTCGTCGGGGTACCTGTTCGGCCGCGCCCTCGAGGGTGTGGAGCTGTCGGCGCTGCGCCTCGGCGCCATGGGGGGCAAGATCCGCGAGCCGATGCGCAAGCGCCCCACCTGGCTGTTCGAGGACGGCACCTGGGGGCTGCAAGCCTACCCGCGCAGCGCCGTCACCTTCGCCACCGCCGCGGCGCTCTTCGGTCAGGAGACGGTGGATCGCGTGTTCGCGGAGTACTTCCGCCGCTTCGCCTTCCGTCACCCGGACACGGAGGATTTCCTCCAGGTCGCAGCCGACGCGGGCGGCGCCGAGTTCGAGGCGTTCTGTCGTGAGGCCTTCGGGCAGGGGCGGCTCCCGGACTATGCGGTCACGGACGCGACCGTCACGCCCTTCAAGGCACCGCTCGGCAGGATCATGACGGCCGAAGGGCCGGTGACGGTCACGCGGGAGAGCCGCGCGCAGCACCCCGAGATGGGGCTGCCCGACGCGGCGCGGGAGGCCGACGGGCTGGTGACGCTGGAGGTCCTCGACCCGGGCTGGGTGAGTGACGAGGAGGATCGCACCGGCACCGTGCGCCGGGTGAAGTTCACCCCCGAGCAGCGCGCATCGTCGCCTGGCCACGCTGCGGGCAAGGGCTACTTCACGAGCGAGGTCACCCTGTCGGGCCCGGGATGGTCGACGCTGCCCGTCGAGGTGGAGCTGCGCTTCGCCGACGGGGTGGTGGTGCGCGACAGGTGGGACGGGCGGGCCGCCTGGCGACGCTACCGCACGCTGCGCGGCGCGCCGCTCGTGGACGCGCGCGTGGACCCTGGGCGCAAGATCCGCGTGGACACGACACCTCAGAACAACGCGCTCTCGGTCGAGGCCGACGGGGGCTTCGTGAAGGACTGGGGCCTCTGGCTCGGGGCCGTGTCGGAGTGGGTCGCGGGAGGGTTCTCGCTGTGGCTGTGA
- a CDS encoding N-acetylmuramoyl-L-alanine amidase family protein, translated as MRLPAPGIARRVVLDAGHGASNNHGNTSCRCEAEESFTLTAARAVADRLESTGAFALRISRESDRAVEYRERVEEAETWGAEAFVSLHSDVRGQPERHVGGCPVSNLSPGFSVLWSDEGEPALSARRLALARAVAARMEEAGFLPYGGAEYTGLYEPDPVQRGVFVDRHEPTKRIFVLRQPTMPSVLVETHHALDPREVARWDEPSTLDAFAAALGAALLDTLEPEAP; from the coding sequence ATGAGACTCCCCGCCCCGGGCATCGCGCGGCGGGTGGTGCTCGATGCGGGGCATGGCGCCTCGAACAACCACGGCAACACGTCGTGTCGTTGCGAGGCGGAGGAAAGTTTCACGCTGACCGCCGCGCGCGCAGTCGCCGACCGGCTCGAGAGCACGGGCGCGTTCGCCTTGCGCATCAGCCGGGAGAGTGACCGCGCCGTGGAGTACCGCGAGCGCGTCGAGGAGGCCGAGACCTGGGGCGCCGAAGCGTTCGTGAGCCTGCACTCGGATGTACGTGGACAACCGGAACGTCATGTCGGGGGCTGCCCGGTGAGCAACCTCTCGCCAGGCTTCTCGGTGCTGTGGTCGGACGAGGGGGAACCCGCGCTGTCGGCACGCCGCCTCGCGCTGGCCAGGGCGGTGGCGGCGCGCATGGAGGAGGCGGGGTTTCTCCCCTACGGCGGCGCGGAGTACACCGGGCTGTACGAGCCGGATCCAGTGCAGCGCGGCGTGTTCGTCGATCGCCACGAGCCGACGAAGCGCATCTTCGTGCTTCGGCAGCCGACGATGCCATCCGTCCTGGTGGAGACACACCACGCGCTCGATCCGCGCGAGGTCGCTCGCTGGGACGAGCCTTCCACGCTGGACGCGTTCGCTGCGGCACTCGGTGCGGCGCTGCTCGACACGCTGGAGCCTGAGGCACCTTAG
- a CDS encoding carbohydrate-binding protein — protein sequence MRNTKLSGRMITPHTFGDAFERALFTMRISGREVLRTGAVAGAMALATGPTAAGCLANAGDAATMEIGEHDLVELDWAQYEGQRNTAMVSYEKSHWHNYTGCGSRMGCTGVDVFVKLRIKPVTGANLDFKRIGVIYKTGGQGTEVTATGTYHATRSNGDEEWHVKISLPTYSQQVFTFNAWYQDGAGNTYYDDNSGELHVVNYGATSTVIYRDTVNTNVAVNSSGVQGRVRVNLADLDYDKDVVVRWTTDGWATSTDTPLSFVEDISSTYERWEHEFNVPGDFQELQYAIVYRHGVVNGADVYEFWDNNFGANYVVNRQ from the coding sequence ATGCGCAACACCAAGCTGTCTGGTCGCATGATCACGCCCCACACTTTCGGAGACGCGTTCGAGCGTGCGCTCTTCACCATGCGCATCAGCGGCCGCGAGGTCTTGCGCACGGGCGCCGTGGCGGGCGCGATGGCCCTCGCGACAGGTCCCACCGCGGCCGGCTGCCTCGCGAACGCGGGCGACGCCGCCACGATGGAGATCGGCGAGCACGACCTCGTCGAGCTGGACTGGGCGCAGTACGAGGGGCAGCGCAACACCGCCATGGTGTCGTACGAGAAGTCCCACTGGCACAACTACACCGGCTGCGGCTCGCGCATGGGCTGCACCGGGGTCGACGTGTTCGTCAAGCTGCGGATCAAGCCCGTCACCGGCGCCAACCTGGACTTCAAGCGGATCGGCGTCATCTACAAGACCGGCGGCCAGGGCACCGAGGTGACGGCGACCGGCACCTACCACGCCACGCGCTCGAACGGCGACGAGGAGTGGCACGTGAAGATCAGCCTGCCGACCTACTCGCAGCAGGTGTTCACGTTCAACGCCTGGTACCAGGACGGCGCGGGCAACACCTACTACGACGACAACAGCGGCGAGCTGCACGTGGTCAACTACGGCGCGACGTCGACCGTGATCTACCGCGACACGGTGAACACCAACGTCGCCGTGAACTCCAGCGGCGTCCAGGGGCGCGTCCGCGTCAACCTCGCCGATCTCGACTACGACAAGGACGTGGTGGTCCGGTGGACGACCGACGGCTGGGCCACCTCCACCGACACCCCCTTGTCGTTCGTGGAGGACATCTCGTCGACGTACGAGCGCTGGGAGCACGAGTTCAACGTGCCCGGTGACTTCCAAGAGTTGCAGTACGCCATCGTCTACCGCCATGGCGTGGTGAACGGCGCCGACGTGTACGAGTTCTGGGACAACAACTTCGGCGCCAACTACGTCGTCAACCGCCAGTAG
- a CDS encoding alpha-amylase family glycosyl hydrolase, which yields MPRHLVPLHLPDEGLLLFQHRPSRPVPFLDLRGDLTHWYHADPMHPAADGRFEVGVRVGTGIYGYKFNLIDGTWETDPRNPRTRAVDGIQNSVLSVGGAAEPVLHAPARPWLARTDDGRLIVRAGLRRGHGDGLRVRWDEGDGLRLAPMVLAAEEDEHLLLEAHLPASARHVEYAFLLDDGRYVGREGGAGQAFRVAPRALAAAPPAWWRDAVLYTVFVDRFRRGGTGGTWPIALAHERDRLGGDLDGLLEGLDHLVDLGVTALHLTPLSTSPSAHRYDAIDPRATDPALGGDDAFVRLLDQAHRRGLKVLVDLALTHVHRDFFAFADVRARGPESPYWHWFRAHRWPFFDGQDPGYAHYQKENWHLPLLETAHEEVLDYLAAACTRWVELGADGIRIDAAADLPFAAVRHLAREVRAVRPDVALFGEVIPDNLHRWTGGLLDAATDFGAQQALDDWLVHGRGAERARQILLRRRFFRGGPGHSSIAFTATHDQSRLLTRLRDPEATRLGHLLVLLRAAIPALYYGDEIGLAGPPGERAFEDAWPDRLPMEWDRSRWDHDTLDLVRRALHLRRETRALREGDELFLPADFPPDPPAALPPADPLAPPGEHPSTDDAPADGLLILRRVAGAEIVDILLNADRTPVQVPLPAGAPSGAEPLLVQGDAAVDPERGLVHLGPRAAIVLRRVLPRDLGALATELLRTSPRRAVAAFKQGDLAPFTLPARLYLTVTERCNLRCRHCITTAPGRTADGTARTLKPWLLDALAEAFAAATYVGFVHGGESLTAPLFPDVLRAIQRARSGQPTDVHLLTNGMLLDGDMARRLIDLGVTSLAFSLDGATAETNDTLRAGGQLDRILQNLRDTLAARRALGADLRVGISTVVTRSALDELPALGHLARDLGVDWLKVEEIVPSTPLAARELLAPRASRVEAAVAALREALTGSPVVLVDHRDPPGGCACEARGKPELRAFREADDYANRTRLDACRMAWEQAAIDPDGTVRPVDYEQPPLGNLLEHTLLELWNGEAMQRVRAEALTRIPRARRTNCPML from the coding sequence GTGCCGCGCCACCTCGTCCCTCTGCACCTGCCCGACGAAGGGCTCTTGCTCTTCCAGCACCGCCCCTCTCGCCCCGTCCCGTTCCTCGACCTGCGCGGCGACCTCACCCACTGGTATCACGCCGACCCGATGCACCCGGCCGCCGACGGCCGCTTCGAGGTCGGCGTCCGCGTCGGCACCGGCATCTACGGCTACAAGTTCAACCTCATCGACGGCACCTGGGAGACGGACCCCCGGAACCCGCGCACCCGCGCCGTCGACGGCATCCAGAACAGCGTCCTCTCCGTCGGCGGCGCTGCCGAGCCCGTGCTCCACGCCCCTGCGCGACCCTGGCTCGCGCGCACCGACGACGGCCGCCTGATCGTCCGCGCCGGCCTCCGCCGCGGCCACGGCGACGGCCTGCGCGTCCGCTGGGACGAAGGCGACGGCCTCCGCCTCGCCCCCATGGTCCTGGCCGCCGAGGAAGACGAGCACCTCCTGCTCGAAGCCCACCTCCCCGCCTCCGCCCGCCACGTCGAGTACGCCTTCCTCCTCGACGACGGCCGCTACGTCGGCCGCGAAGGCGGCGCCGGCCAGGCGTTTCGCGTGGCCCCCCGCGCGCTCGCCGCTGCGCCGCCTGCGTGGTGGCGTGACGCCGTGCTCTACACCGTGTTCGTCGATCGCTTCCGGCGCGGCGGCACCGGCGGCACCTGGCCCATTGCCCTCGCCCACGAGCGCGACCGCCTCGGCGGCGACCTCGACGGCCTCCTCGAAGGCCTCGACCACCTTGTCGACCTCGGCGTCACCGCCCTGCACCTCACCCCTCTCTCCACCTCCCCCTCCGCCCACCGCTACGACGCCATCGACCCACGCGCCACCGACCCCGCCCTCGGCGGCGACGACGCCTTCGTGCGCCTCCTCGACCAGGCACACCGCCGCGGCCTCAAGGTCCTCGTCGACCTCGCCCTCACGCACGTCCACCGCGACTTCTTCGCCTTCGCCGACGTCCGCGCGCGGGGCCCCGAGTCCCCCTACTGGCACTGGTTCCGCGCCCACCGCTGGCCCTTCTTCGACGGCCAGGACCCCGGCTACGCCCACTACCAGAAGGAAAACTGGCACCTCCCCCTCCTCGAGACCGCCCACGAAGAGGTCCTCGACTACCTCGCCGCTGCCTGCACCCGCTGGGTCGAACTCGGCGCCGACGGCATCCGCATCGACGCCGCCGCCGACCTCCCCTTCGCCGCCGTCCGCCACCTCGCCCGCGAAGTCCGCGCCGTCCGCCCCGACGTCGCCCTCTTCGGCGAGGTCATCCCCGACAACCTCCACCGCTGGACCGGCGGCCTGCTCGACGCCGCCACCGACTTCGGCGCCCAGCAAGCCCTCGACGACTGGCTGGTGCACGGCCGCGGCGCCGAGCGCGCCCGCCAGATCCTCCTGCGGCGCCGCTTCTTTCGCGGCGGACCCGGCCACTCCTCCATCGCCTTCACCGCCACCCACGACCAGTCTCGCCTCCTCACCCGCCTCCGCGACCCCGAAGCCACCCGCCTCGGCCACCTCCTCGTCCTCCTCCGCGCCGCCATCCCCGCCCTGTATTACGGCGACGAGATCGGCCTCGCCGGCCCTCCTGGCGAGCGCGCCTTCGAGGACGCCTGGCCCGACCGCCTCCCCATGGAGTGGGATCGCTCCCGCTGGGACCACGACACCCTCGACCTGGTCCGTCGCGCCCTCCACCTCCGCCGCGAGACCCGCGCCCTCCGCGAAGGCGACGAGCTGTTCCTCCCCGCCGACTTCCCCCCCGATCCCCCCGCCGCGCTCCCTCCCGCCGACCCCCTCGCGCCTCCCGGGGAGCACCCCTCCACCGACGACGCACCTGCCGACGGCCTCCTCATCCTCCGCCGCGTCGCTGGCGCCGAGATCGTCGACATCCTCCTCAACGCCGACCGCACCCCGGTCCAGGTCCCCCTCCCTGCGGGGGCCCCTTCCGGCGCCGAGCCCCTCCTCGTCCAGGGCGACGCCGCCGTCGACCCCGAGCGCGGCCTCGTCCACCTCGGCCCCCGCGCCGCCATCGTCCTCCGCCGCGTCCTCCCCAGAGACCTCGGCGCCCTCGCCACCGAGCTGCTCCGCACCAGCCCACGCCGCGCCGTCGCCGCCTTCAAGCAAGGCGACCTCGCCCCCTTCACCCTCCCCGCGCGCCTCTACCTCACCGTCACCGAGCGCTGCAACCTCCGCTGCCGCCACTGCATCACCACCGCCCCCGGAAGGACCGCGGACGGCACCGCGCGCACCCTGAAACCCTGGCTCCTCGACGCCCTCGCCGAGGCCTTCGCCGCCGCCACCTACGTCGGCTTCGTCCATGGCGGCGAGTCCCTCACCGCCCCCCTCTTCCCCGACGTCCTCCGCGCCATCCAGCGCGCCCGGAGCGGCCAGCCCACCGACGTCCACCTCCTCACGAACGGCATGCTCCTCGACGGCGACATGGCCCGACGCCTCATCGACCTCGGCGTCACCAGCCTCGCCTTCTCCCTCGACGGCGCCACCGCCGAGACCAACGACACCCTTCGCGCCGGCGGCCAGCTCGACCGCATCCTCCAGAACCTCCGCGACACCCTCGCCGCCCGCCGCGCCCTCGGCGCCGACCTTCGCGTCGGCATCTCCACCGTCGTCACCCGCAGCGCCCTCGACGAACTCCCCGCCCTCGGCCACCTCGCCCGGGACCTCGGCGTCGACTGGCTCAAGGTCGAAGAGATCGTCCCCTCCACCCCCCTCGCCGCCCGCGAGCTGCTCGCCCCCCGCGCCTCCCGCGTCGAGGCCGCCGTCGCCGCCCTCCGCGAGGCCCTCACGGGCTCTCCGGTCGTACTCGTGGACCACCGCGACCCCCCGGGCGGCTGCGCCTGCGAGGCCCGCGGCAAACCCGAGCTACGCGCCTTCCGCGAGGCCGACGACTACGCCAACCGGACGCGCCTCGACGCCTGCCGCATGGCCTGGGAGCAAGCCGCCATCGACCCCGACGGGACCGTGCGTCCCGTCGATTACGAGCAGCCGCCCCTCGGCAACCTCCTGGAGCACACCCTCCTCGAACTGTGGAACGGCGAGGCCATGCAGCGGGTGCGCGCCGAAGCGCTGACCCGCATCCCCCGCGCCCGGCGGACGAACTGCCCGATGCTGTAG
- the msrA gene encoding peptide-methionine (S)-S-oxide reductase MsrA yields the protein MWIDARKLQVPTKEEALPGRAERMPVPEKHYVNGRRISPPFPDGLQRALFGMGCFWGVERKFWKVKGVYTTAVGYAGGHTPNPTYREVCTGGTGHNEVVLVVFDPKVVSYEELLRQFWENHDPTQGMRQGNDVGTQYRSGIYCYDPAQRAAAEASRALYQKELTAAGHGAITTEIVEAPELYYAEGYHQQYLEKNPDGYCGVGGTGVSCPVGLIRPTQP from the coding sequence ATGTGGATCGATGCGCGCAAGCTCCAGGTTCCCACGAAAGAAGAGGCGCTCCCCGGTCGGGCCGAGCGCATGCCCGTGCCCGAGAAGCATTACGTGAACGGCCGCCGGATCTCGCCTCCCTTTCCGGACGGTCTGCAGCGCGCGCTGTTCGGGATGGGCTGCTTCTGGGGCGTCGAGCGCAAGTTCTGGAAGGTGAAGGGCGTGTACACCACGGCGGTGGGCTACGCGGGGGGGCACACGCCGAACCCGACCTACCGCGAGGTCTGCACCGGCGGGACGGGACACAATGAGGTGGTCCTCGTGGTGTTCGATCCGAAGGTCGTCTCTTATGAGGAGCTGCTCCGCCAGTTCTGGGAGAACCACGATCCGACGCAGGGTATGCGGCAGGGCAACGATGTGGGCACCCAGTACCGCTCCGGGATTTACTGCTATGACCCGGCGCAACGGGCGGCGGCGGAGGCCTCGCGCGCGCTGTACCAGAAGGAGCTGACCGCGGCCGGACACGGCGCGATCACCACCGAGATCGTCGAGGCGCCGGAGCTCTATTACGCCGAGGGTTACCACCAGCAGTACCTGGAGAAGAATCCCGACGGGTACTGCGGCGTGGGTGGCACCGGGGTGTCCTGCCCCGTGGGCTTGATCCGCCCCACCCAGCCCTGA
- a CDS encoding DNA adenine methylase: MPTSSAAVRLFQGQDDALRARPFLKWAGGKGQLLEQYRPFFPKRFGRYFEPFMGGAAVFFHLRASAAGSLGAALTDINEELVNCYRVVRDDVEALIRGLKGHPYDRDHYYAVRGLEPEVMHPVDRAARTVFLNRAGFNGLYRVNQDGRFNVPFGRFAKPKICDEANLRLCAGALRDTRIEVRDFSGVVDEVRPGDFVYLDPPYPPVSATANFTSYIPGGFGWNEQVRLAEVFRELSRKRAFVMLSCSDVPQIRELYQDFAIDPVQASRSINSKATGRGKVGEVVVRNY; the protein is encoded by the coding sequence ATGCCGACCTCCTCGGCCGCCGTCCGCCTTTTTCAAGGGCAGGATGACGCACTTCGTGCGCGTCCATTCTTGAAGTGGGCAGGGGGCAAGGGCCAGCTTCTCGAACAATATCGACCCTTCTTTCCGAAGCGATTCGGCCGCTATTTCGAGCCCTTCATGGGGGGCGCAGCGGTGTTCTTCCACCTCCGCGCATCGGCCGCGGGATCGCTCGGTGCGGCCCTGACGGACATCAATGAGGAGCTGGTCAACTGCTACCGGGTGGTGCGCGACGATGTCGAGGCGCTCATCCGGGGGCTGAAGGGTCATCCGTACGACCGGGACCATTACTATGCGGTACGCGGCCTCGAGCCCGAGGTGATGCACCCCGTGGATCGCGCGGCGAGGACGGTGTTCCTCAACCGGGCCGGCTTCAATGGCCTGTACCGGGTGAACCAGGACGGGCGCTTCAATGTGCCGTTCGGGCGCTTCGCGAAGCCGAAGATCTGCGACGAGGCCAACCTGCGGCTCTGCGCTGGGGCGCTCCGGGACACGCGGATCGAGGTCCGTGATTTCTCCGGGGTGGTCGACGAGGTGCGGCCTGGCGATTTCGTGTACCTCGACCCGCCGTATCCGCCGGTGTCCGCGACGGCGAACTTCACGTCGTACATCCCGGGTGGGTTCGGCTGGAACGAGCAGGTCCGCCTGGCCGAGGTCTTCCGGGAGCTGTCGCGGAAGCGGGCCTTCGTGATGCTCTCGTGCTCGGACGTGCCGCAGATCCGCGAGCTGTACCAGGATTTTGCCATCGATCCGGTCCAGGCATCGCGCAGCATCAACAGCAAGGCCACCGGCCGAGGCAAGGTGGGCGAGGTCGTCGTCCGGAACTACTGA
- a CDS encoding alpha/beta fold hydrolase — protein MSNVYAVVSRPGPVEERLLDELAASTQPFSVMRRGAAGIALRYLDAGSGPPLVLLHGRGHAATSWLPLLPALARHRRVIAVDLPGFGHSAWRPFPASARAGASRPPTSAPAPLIPGGDGDDLVARALDFFVDPVEALLCDLGLSEAPLVGHSLGGLCALAITLRRRARPRWLALIGAMGVGPEMSALGRAYFLLGPERAAGRASIALFQRFGAPTETSCTARLGALHAELASVPDGRRDAATAFRVLAPLRGPVPHLRERLGEIETDTLLLWGERDELLPAPLAIGAAARMPRATLKLLPRGHAPHHEAPEETLRHLAPLLDRS, from the coding sequence ATGAGCAACGTTTACGCCGTGGTATCGCGCCCAGGTCCCGTCGAAGAGCGCCTCCTCGACGAGCTGGCCGCTTCGACGCAGCCGTTCTCCGTCATGCGGCGGGGCGCAGCCGGAATCGCCCTGCGCTACCTGGACGCCGGGAGCGGCCCGCCCCTGGTGCTGCTGCACGGTCGAGGGCATGCGGCGACGAGCTGGCTGCCCCTGCTGCCGGCGCTCGCGCGCCACCGGCGGGTGATCGCGGTGGACCTGCCGGGGTTCGGGCACTCGGCGTGGCGGCCCTTTCCGGCATCGGCGCGCGCTGGAGCGAGTCGCCCTCCAACCTCGGCGCCAGCGCCCCTGATACCGGGCGGAGACGGCGACGACCTCGTGGCGCGCGCCCTCGACTTCTTCGTCGATCCGGTGGAGGCACTGCTCTGTGATCTCGGCCTGAGCGAGGCCCCGCTCGTCGGTCACTCCCTCGGGGGCCTGTGCGCCCTCGCGATCACCCTCCGGCGCCGTGCGCGACCGCGCTGGCTCGCCCTGATCGGCGCGATGGGCGTCGGCCCCGAGATGAGCGCCCTCGGACGCGCCTACTTCCTGCTGGGTCCGGAGCGCGCTGCCGGCCGCGCCTCCATCGCTCTGTTCCAGCGTTTCGGAGCGCCTACCGAGACCTCGTGTACCGCACGCCTCGGTGCCCTCCATGCCGAGCTCGCGTCGGTCCCCGATGGTCGCCGCGACGCCGCCACCGCGTTCCGCGTTCTCGCCCCGCTTCGCGGACCTGTGCCGCACCTTCGAGAGCGCCTCGGCGAGATCGAGACCGACACCCTCCTTCTCTGGGGTGAACGCGATGAGCTCTTGCCGGCTCCGCTCGCCATCGGCGCCGCGGCGCGGATGCCGCGGGCGACGTTGAAGCTCCTGCCGCGCGGGCACGCACCTCATCACGAGGCGCCCGAGGAGACCTTGCGTCACCTCGCCCCGCTCCTCGATCGCAGCTAG
- a CDS encoding STAS domain-containing protein has protein sequence MANQGPGEQGASSDAAAVDDVGGDRAGGEADERTRLMARCRDLEEMLRAILDNLPIVAWRVDQEGTILFHDGRGMEGAESPPGEFVGKNAFDLYPDEISAPVRQALGGKLVHAQVEAHGVCWENWEIPVRNAQGDVTSVIGLSLDTTEARRVERELRDQLDVVSRQRQVIQDLSTPILQIWDGVLALPMIGVIDSMRTAEVMDSLLAAVVRDRARFALLDLTGVEAVDTKTASYLIDLVRAIRLLGAEGVITGIRPSVAQTIVLLGVELNEITTLGNLRAGLRHCIVQMRRQELEAGKPHTKGSEKASGSS, from the coding sequence ATGGCGAATCAAGGGCCAGGAGAGCAGGGCGCTTCGAGTGACGCTGCCGCGGTCGACGACGTGGGAGGAGACCGGGCGGGCGGAGAGGCTGACGAGCGCACGCGGCTCATGGCGCGATGCCGCGATCTCGAGGAAATGCTTCGCGCCATCCTGGACAACCTCCCCATCGTCGCGTGGCGCGTCGACCAGGAGGGGACCATCCTGTTCCACGACGGACGAGGCATGGAGGGGGCCGAGAGCCCGCCTGGTGAGTTCGTCGGCAAGAATGCCTTCGATCTCTATCCCGACGAGATCTCGGCGCCAGTGCGGCAAGCGCTCGGCGGCAAGCTGGTCCATGCGCAGGTGGAAGCGCACGGCGTCTGCTGGGAGAACTGGGAGATCCCGGTGCGCAACGCGCAGGGTGACGTCACCAGCGTGATCGGCCTGTCGCTCGACACCACCGAGGCGCGGCGCGTGGAGCGCGAGCTGCGGGATCAGCTCGACGTGGTGAGCCGGCAGCGGCAGGTCATCCAGGATCTCTCCACGCCCATCTTGCAGATCTGGGACGGCGTGCTGGCGTTGCCGATGATCGGTGTCATCGACAGCATGCGCACCGCCGAGGTGATGGACAGCCTGCTCGCGGCGGTCGTGCGCGACAGAGCCCGCTTCGCGCTGCTCGACCTGACCGGGGTCGAGGCCGTCGACACCAAGACGGCGAGCTACCTCATCGATCTGGTGCGCGCCATCCGCCTGCTCGGGGCCGAGGGCGTGATCACCGGCATCCGGCCCAGCGTGGCGCAGACGATCGTGCTGCTCGGCGTCGAGCTGAACGAGATCACCACCCTGGGCAACCTGCGGGCCGGACTGCGTCACTGCATCGTGCAGATGCGCCGGCAGGAGCTCGAGGCCGGAAAGCCCCACACGAAGGGCTCGGAGAAGGCCTCTGGCTCGTCCTAG